One window of the Actinomyces wuliandei genome contains the following:
- the rsmG gene encoding 16S rRNA (guanine(527)-N(7))-methyltransferase RsmG codes for MSSFDGGGAGCDESTLCENVFSPNGGDVAQEETSATLEVPRQDVRDFFGIAFSGAEQFAYMLAREGRVRGVIGPRELPRLWSRHLVNSAAVLPFLPRSGRVADIGSGAGFPGVVLALFRPDLDIVLVDAMDRRVKWLHDVVDELGLERVTVRHGRAEDMRDQFDVVTARAVASLPKLVHLTAPLMRSDGCLVALKGAKVEAEIDKTKQAIKKFQLSTPVIHEVALPGGGGTRVVELRRRSSP; via the coding sequence ATGAGTAGTTTCGATGGAGGTGGTGCTGGTTGCGATGAAAGCACTTTGTGCGAAAATGTGTTTAGCCCCAACGGTGGCGACGTGGCACAGGAAGAAACCAGTGCTACGCTCGAGGTTCCCCGCCAGGACGTCAGAGACTTCTTTGGCATTGCGTTTTCGGGTGCTGAACAGTTTGCGTACATGCTCGCGCGAGAAGGTCGGGTGCGAGGAGTTATAGGACCCCGTGAGCTTCCAAGGCTTTGGAGTCGGCACCTCGTCAACTCTGCGGCGGTGCTACCTTTTCTTCCCAGGAGCGGCAGGGTCGCCGATATTGGTTCGGGAGCGGGTTTTCCTGGAGTGGTCCTCGCACTTTTCCGGCCTGATCTCGATATTGTTCTTGTTGATGCGATGGACCGTAGGGTGAAGTGGCTTCATGACGTAGTGGATGAGTTGGGCCTAGAACGTGTGACGGTGCGGCACGGTCGTGCTGAGGACATGCGCGACCAGTTTGACGTAGTAACAGCTCGCGCGGTTGCTAGCCTTCCGAAGCTGGTTCATCTGACGGCACCTCTCATGCGCAGCGACGGGTGCCTCGTTGCCCTCAAGGGGGCCAAGGTAGAGGCGGAGATCGACAAGACGAAACAAGCCATCAAGAAGTTCCAGCTATCGACTCCTGTTATCCATGAGGTTGCCCTGCCGGGTGGTGGTGGGACACGGGTTGTCGAGCTGCGGCGGCGAAGCAGTCCATGA
- a CDS encoding protein jag — protein MSDTTARAEAVSRLEEEGEIGADYLEELLDIADIGGDIDIDIDHGRASVAVVASDEGDEHELADLVGDEGEVLEAVQDLTRLAVQARTGSRSRLMLDINGYRASRRHELTKVAEEAITKVLLVGEPVVLEPMNPFERKICHDVVAAAGLASESEGAEPYRHVVVSPAKDDVSTPGTHGSATAAGTRTEDIGNGAAFGADSVSVDVHASHKLVDGTGHHSVAGIGS, from the coding sequence ATGAGCGACACCACGGCTCGGGCTGAGGCAGTATCCCGTCTGGAGGAAGAAGGTGAGATAGGCGCGGACTATCTTGAGGAGCTTTTGGATATTGCTGACATCGGGGGTGATATTGATATTGATATAGACCACGGTCGAGCATCTGTTGCAGTTGTCGCTTCTGACGAGGGCGATGAACATGAGCTGGCGGATCTTGTGGGAGATGAAGGCGAGGTCCTAGAGGCGGTTCAGGATCTCACTCGTCTTGCTGTGCAGGCACGTACCGGTAGCCGGTCGCGACTTATGCTTGATATTAATGGCTACCGTGCCTCTCGCCGACATGAGTTGACTAAGGTTGCTGAGGAGGCAATTACCAAGGTCCTTCTTGTGGGTGAGCCAGTGGTTCTAGAGCCAATGAATCCTTTTGAGAGAAAGATCTGCCACGATGTTGTAGCCGCAGCTGGACTTGCCTCGGAGTCTGAGGGTGCTGAGCCATATCGCCATGTTGTGGTCAGCCCTGCTAAAGATGATGTCAGCACACCTGGTACTCATGGTAGTGCTACCGCAGCGGGGACGCGGACAGAAGACATAGGCAACGGTGCGGCTTTTGGTGCAGATTCCGTGTCGGTAGATGTACATGCGTCACACAAGTTGGTAGATGGCACCGGACATCATTCTGTTGCCGGAATAGGGAGTTGA